The Pseudomonadota bacterium genome includes a window with the following:
- a CDS encoding ABC transporter substrate-binding protein — protein sequence MKTIKMFVLVLMFVLGLCATLLAADTLEEVKKKGVLMAGVREFTPGLGSVDEGTGEIVGYDVDFVRAIANKLGVKLHLQPVTSAGRIPYLNRGDIDIIAATMSKTAERAGQIDFSYTYFLTCQKFIVKKGTVKDLADLANKKIGTAKGSTSGQNVNKTLPGAKVLNFDDYPQALLALRQDNVFAITTDETILSNLLNEMPDKERFEIPDIRIANELYGLGIRKGDKRFLDFVNKTLLDMEKSGEAKKIFNKWFGPNSKTPLKRGSFRITAEK from the coding sequence ATGAAAACAATTAAAATGTTTGTTTTAGTATTAATGTTTGTTTTGGGTTTATGTGCGACGCTGCTTGCAGCCGATACGCTGGAAGAGGTTAAGAAAAAAGGCGTGCTTATGGCAGGCGTCAGGGAATTTACGCCGGGGCTCGGTTCCGTTGATGAAGGTACAGGTGAGATTGTAGGCTACGATGTTGATTTTGTCAGGGCAATAGCTAATAAGCTTGGCGTGAAGCTGCATCTTCAGCCTGTTACGTCGGCAGGCCGTATACCGTATCTTAATAGAGGCGATATTGATATTATTGCTGCAACAATGTCAAAGACTGCAGAGCGGGCCGGACAGATTGATTTCAGTTATACATATTTTCTTACCTGTCAAAAATTTATTGTAAAAAAAGGAACAGTGAAAGATCTTGCCGACCTTGCCAACAAGAAAATTGGAACGGCAAAGGGTTCTACCTCGGGGCAGAATGTCAACAAAACCCTTCCCGGGGCAAAGGTCCTTAATTTTGATGATTACCCGCAGGCGCTCCTTGCGCTCCGGCAGGATAATGTCTTTGCCATAACGACGGATGAGACAATTCTGTCGAATTTACTCAATGAAATGCCGGATAAGGAACGGTTTGAAATCCCTGATATCAGGATTGCCAATGAACTGTACGGGCTTGGCATCAGAAAAGGCGACAAGAGATTCCTTGATTTTGTAAATAAGACTCTCCTTGATATGGAAAAAAGCGGCGAGGCAAAGAAAATTTTCAATAAATGGTTCGGGCCGAATTCCAAAACACCCCTGAAGAGAGGGAGCTTCAGGATTACTGCAGAAAAGTGA
- a CDS encoding ABC transporter ATP-binding protein — protein sequence MLEVKALAKTFDGFKAVSAANLHVKKGEIVAVIGPNGAGKTTLFNLITGILKPDSGQVIFKGEDITGLPPYEICRKRIARSFQVVNVFQRLNVFENVQVAVLARMRKTRNLFTPSKKLFINETKEILENVGLVKKKHHTSALLSHGDRKVLEIAIALGGDPEFLILDEPTAGMSPEETARCIDLVKHLSEKLGLTILFCEHDMELVFAIANRIMVMVRGATVIQGYCEDVRCNQAVQDAYLGRSDICSM from the coding sequence GTGTTAGAAGTAAAGGCATTAGCGAAGACATTTGATGGATTTAAGGCAGTGAGCGCGGCAAACCTTCACGTAAAAAAGGGCGAGATTGTCGCAGTGATCGGTCCAAACGGTGCAGGCAAGACGACCCTTTTTAACCTTATTACCGGAATCCTGAAACCTGACAGCGGACAGGTTATTTTTAAAGGCGAGGACATTACAGGGCTTCCTCCTTATGAAATCTGCAGAAAGCGCATAGCGCGTTCGTTTCAGGTAGTAAATGTATTCCAGAGACTAAATGTCTTTGAAAATGTCCAGGTTGCAGTATTAGCGAGGATGAGGAAGACCCGAAACCTTTTTACTCCCTCTAAAAAACTGTTTATAAACGAAACGAAGGAGATACTGGAGAACGTGGGGCTTGTCAAAAAGAAGCACCATACAAGTGCGCTGCTTTCTCACGGCGATCGGAAGGTTCTTGAGATTGCCATTGCCCTTGGCGGAGACCCGGAGTTTCTGATTCTTGACGAACCTACCGCGGGTATGTCGCCCGAGGAGACAGCCCGTTGCATAGACCTGGTAAAACATCTATCGGAAAAACTGGGTCTGACAATCCTTTTCTGTGAACATGACATGGAGCTTGTATTTGCTATTGCCAACCGGATCATGGTGATGGTGCGGGGCGCAACCGTTATACAGGGATACTGCGAAGACGTAAGGTGCAACCAGGCGGTTCAGGATGCCTACCTTGGCAGGAGCGATATATGCTCAATGTAA
- a CDS encoding branched-chain amino acid ABC transporter permease has protein sequence MDFIYAVIPPQVLNQIFVGLSRTTILFIVSSGMSLILGVLRIPNVAHGSLYMIGAFMSFTISKAFGGGTTGFWMALVLVPVAVAILSLIVERGLFQFLYEREHLMLLLLTFACSLVFGDLVKLVWGAEYKSVPVPHMFQGFVPLFGGIPFPLYNMFLLIVGPVVAVALWLIVNKTKIGKIARAAAVDREMVGAVGINVSWVFAVVFMIGCLLAGLGGALVAPTVSVTLGMDHTLIMEAFLIVIIGGLGNIWGALLGALIFGLSQSLGILVWSQFGIIFPYLAVIIVLLFRPTGLLKSTW, from the coding sequence TTGGATTTTATATATGCCGTAATACCGCCACAGGTTTTGAATCAGATATTTGTCGGTTTAAGCAGGACGACGATCCTTTTCATCGTTTCCTCCGGTATGAGCCTTATCCTCGGCGTGCTCAGGATACCCAATGTTGCCCACGGATCCCTTTATATGATTGGTGCCTTTATGTCTTTTACGATCTCAAAGGCCTTTGGTGGGGGGACCACAGGGTTCTGGATGGCTCTCGTTTTAGTCCCCGTGGCGGTTGCAATATTGAGCCTTATCGTAGAAAGGGGTCTTTTCCAGTTTCTCTACGAGCGGGAGCACCTGATGCTCCTTTTGCTCACCTTCGCGTGTTCCCTTGTCTTCGGCGATCTTGTTAAACTCGTATGGGGCGCTGAGTATAAATCTGTACCGGTGCCCCATATGTTTCAGGGGTTTGTGCCGCTCTTCGGGGGCATACCCTTTCCGCTTTACAATATGTTCCTGTTGATTGTCGGTCCTGTCGTTGCGGTTGCCCTCTGGCTGATTGTGAATAAGACGAAGATAGGCAAGATTGCCCGCGCAGCCGCAGTAGACAGGGAAATGGTCGGGGCAGTGGGTATTAATGTCAGTTGGGTTTTTGCTGTTGTGTTCATGATCGGCTGTCTTTTGGCAGGCTTGGGCGGAGCCCTTGTTGCGCCGACAGTGAGTGTAACATTGGGTATGGATCATACGCTCATCATGGAGGCATTCCTCATAGTTATTATTGGCGGACTGGGCAATATCTGGGGCGCGCTCCTCGGCGCGCTTATTTTTGGTCTGTCCCAGTCCCTCGGTATCCTTGTCTGGTCACAATTCGGCATAATATTCCCATATCTTGCCGTAATTATTGTATTACTGTTCAGACCCACAGGACTTCTCAAATCAACATGGTGA
- a CDS encoding ABC transporter substrate-binding protein: protein MRKAFHVSICFMFVCGFLAIFSPAFSADTIKVGIVDSYTGPPTAYTMDVLDGFRLAVDKINAKGGVLGKKIEYATRDEKFKPDIGLAMAKELVMKEKVDILMGTINSGTALNVSSFAKKEKIPFFVTYAKSEKIIGEEGHRYVFNMNENTEMAGRAAAVALAKKPFVKYWICGDDYEYGHAIADAVWKNLQKMNPRVQKIGESWWKLGEADFTPYITQIMGAKPDFIIVATGGSSMVNFQKAAKATGLSQKIPFYQHTATELGTLLSQGKDAPEGVYGTSNYLFYFPDSPANKTFAEEFMKAYKRYPKASALVGYMTAQFIAEGFKKAGKLDNEALIKALEGLKLDSPIGPLSIRACDHQLELPTYFGVTKKDPKYDFLVSGNNQVVSPNDYMPTCEEVLKLRKK from the coding sequence ATGAGAAAAGCTTTCCATGTTTCCATTTGTTTTATGTTCGTTTGTGGCTTTCTCGCGATATTTTCACCGGCATTTTCTGCTGATACCATAAAAGTAGGCATTGTTGATTCCTATACCGGGCCACCGACGGCATATACAATGGATGTACTTGACGGTTTCAGGCTTGCCGTTGATAAGATCAACGCCAAAGGCGGCGTGCTCGGGAAGAAGATCGAATATGCCACACGCGATGAGAAGTTCAAACCGGACATCGGGTTGGCAATGGCGAAAGAGCTTGTTATGAAGGAAAAAGTGGATATTCTCATGGGTACAATAAATAGCGGCACCGCCCTTAACGTATCAAGCTTTGCAAAAAAAGAAAAGATACCCTTCTTTGTGACCTATGCAAAAAGCGAAAAGATAATCGGCGAAGAAGGACATCGCTATGTATTCAACATGAATGAAAACACCGAGATGGCCGGGCGTGCAGCAGCAGTTGCCCTTGCCAAAAAACCCTTTGTAAAATACTGGATTTGCGGTGATGATTATGAATACGGGCATGCTATTGCAGACGCTGTATGGAAAAACCTCCAGAAAATGAACCCAAGGGTTCAAAAGATCGGCGAATCATGGTGGAAATTAGGAGAGGCCGATTTTACTCCTTACATTACACAGATTATGGGGGCCAAACCTGACTTTATCATCGTTGCAACCGGGGGCTCCAGCATGGTCAATTTCCAGAAGGCGGCAAAGGCAACCGGGTTAAGCCAGAAGATACCCTTCTATCAACATACGGCCACAGAACTTGGAACGCTTCTATCCCAGGGCAAGGATGCGCCCGAGGGCGTTTATGGAACCTCCAATTATCTTTTCTACTTTCCTGATTCACCTGCAAACAAGACTTTTGCTGAAGAATTTATGAAGGCTTACAAAAGATACCCGAAAGCAAGTGCCCTTGTGGGATATATGACTGCCCAGTTTATAGCCGAGGGTTTTAAAAAGGCAGGAAAGTTAGACAACGAGGCTTTGATAAAGGCCCTTGAAGGTTTAAAGCTTGACAGCCCAATCGGGCCCTTATCAATAAGGGCATGTGATCACCAGCTTGAGCTCCCTACATATTTTGGCGTTACAAAAAAGGACCCGAAATATGATTTTCTTGTATCCGGGAATAATCAGGTAGTATCTCCAAATGATTATATGCCTACATGTGAGGAGGTTTTGAAGCTTCGCAAGAAATAG
- a CDS encoding DUF2034 domain-containing protein: MLKGQTDINSIRNLSWRSFEDLIGEVYRRDGYSIEGNTNLGADGGIDIIAKKDGETILVQCKHWKAYKIGVKTVREMFGLLNAEKANEVHIMSSGYFTNEANDFARGKPIQMIDGKMLVQLINKAQEVKSKGSPAKDSTSKSQKRIMCPKCGSDMVLKKTSKGVNDVKELWACTKFLSCNGTREIIQRK, encoded by the coding sequence TTGTTAAAAGGACAGACAGACATTAACAGCATTCGCAATTTGTCATGGCGCAGCTTTGAAGATCTGATTGGCGAAGTATACAGACGTGACGGTTATTCTATTGAAGGAAACACAAATCTGGGAGCTGATGGAGGTATAGACATCATTGCAAAAAAAGATGGAGAAACAATATTGGTTCAGTGTAAACACTGGAAAGCTTATAAGATCGGTGTAAAAACAGTTCGAGAGATGTTTGGATTACTTAATGCCGAGAAGGCAAATGAGGTTCATATAATGTCAAGTGGATATTTTACAAATGAAGCTAACGATTTTGCCCGGGGGAAGCCTATACAAATGATTGATGGTAAAATGCTGGTTCAGCTTATAAACAAAGCTCAAGAAGTTAAATCAAAAGGATCGCCAGCTAAGGACTCTACCAGCAAATCACAGAAAAGAATAATGTGTCCGAAATGCGGATCAGATATGGTCTTGAAAAAGACATCAAAAGGAGTTAATGATGTAAAAGAACTCTGGGCGTGTACAAAGTTCCTATCCTGCAATGGTACCCGGGAAATAATACAAAGAAAATAA
- a CDS encoding ABC transporter ATP-binding protein produces the protein MLNVNKIHTYYGLSHILFDVSLTVSKGEVVGLLGRNGAGKSTTMRSIMGLTPPKEGKIHFNNEDITGEKPYLLFRKGIGYVPDDRRVFADLTVDDNLEIVHRRTEEWNKKRIYDLFPALGEIRSRRAGNLSGGEQQMLTIARALMGAPDLLLLDEPTEGLAPLIVRDLEEQILKLKDAGISILLSEQNIKSALKMISRVYVIDNGRIRFAGTVDELEANEEVKKKYLMV, from the coding sequence ATGCTCAATGTAAATAAAATCCATACATATTACGGTTTAAGCCATATATTGTTCGATGTCAGCCTCACCGTTTCAAAGGGCGAAGTGGTAGGCCTTCTCGGGAGAAACGGTGCAGGGAAGAGCACAACCATGAGGAGTATCATGGGGCTGACGCCGCCCAAAGAAGGCAAAATTCATTTCAATAATGAGGATATTACCGGAGAGAAGCCATACCTTTTGTTCAGAAAGGGAATCGGGTATGTGCCCGATGACAGGCGGGTCTTCGCAGACCTTACAGTAGACGACAACCTCGAAATTGTTCATCGACGCACAGAAGAGTGGAATAAAAAGAGGATATATGATCTGTTTCCCGCGCTTGGCGAAATACGGTCGCGCAGGGCAGGGAACTTAAGCGGAGGGGAACAACAGATGCTGACCATCGCAAGAGCCCTTATGGGTGCTCCGGATCTCCTCCTTCTTGATGAACCCACCGAAGGCCTGGCCCCCCTGATTGTGCGCGACCTTGAAGAGCAGATATTAAAGCTCAAGGATGCAGGCATCAGCATTTTGCTCTCCGAGCAGAACATCAAATCGGCCCTTAAGATGATCTCAAGGGTTTATGTAATAGACAACGGGAGGATCCGTTTTGCGGGCACCGTTGATGAGCTTGAGGCGAACGAAGAGGTAAAAAAGAAGTATCTGATGGTGTAA
- a CDS encoding branched-chain amino acid ABC transporter permease: protein MIKDMLGGKGRITGIVLLVFLFSLPLIAPRFYVYMTSIILLTGLLATSLNFVLGYGGVFQFHHCVFYGAGAYGTALMLTKGGFPLWISFFVGPIVSALLGLILGIICVRLSKLYFGMLQISLGSLVWVIIYRWYSFTGGDDGIHGITMPDIVSSYNNAYYFTLIISLMCLFVMYKMIKSPFGSALQGIRDNPIRSEMIGINVRHHQVIALTIAGFFAGVAGALFVVVDNTVFPDMLFWTLSLETVIMCLVGGWFTFLGPMLGAAIIIALRTFVSTYTVYWALVLGIIMVFVIFFLPTGVLGYIEEKLNKKMIEPVIKE from the coding sequence ATGATCAAGGACATGTTGGGAGGAAAGGGACGCATTACCGGCATTGTGCTCCTTGTTTTTCTTTTTTCCCTCCCCTTAATCGCCCCCCGGTTCTATGTTTACATGACATCCATAATCCTTCTTACGGGATTGCTTGCAACAAGCCTTAATTTCGTTCTCGGTTACGGAGGGGTATTCCAATTTCACCATTGTGTCTTTTACGGGGCCGGCGCTTACGGTACAGCCCTCATGCTGACGAAAGGAGGATTTCCTCTCTGGATCAGCTTCTTTGTCGGACCCATTGTCTCAGCGTTATTAGGTCTGATCTTGGGTATTATCTGCGTAAGGCTCTCAAAGCTCTATTTCGGGATGCTCCAGATATCTCTCGGGTCTCTCGTATGGGTTATAATTTACCGGTGGTATTCTTTCACCGGAGGCGATGACGGGATACACGGGATTACCATGCCGGACATCGTTTCGTCGTATAATAACGCATATTACTTTACTCTTATTATCAGTTTAATGTGTCTTTTTGTTATGTACAAAATGATAAAATCACCCTTTGGCAGCGCTCTCCAGGGCATCAGGGATAACCCGATCAGAAGCGAGATGATCGGAATTAATGTAAGGCACCACCAGGTTATAGCATTGACCATAGCCGGCTTTTTTGCCGGGGTAGCAGGCGCGCTCTTTGTTGTTGTAGACAATACGGTATTCCCTGACATGCTCTTCTGGACTCTGTCCCTTGAAACAGTTATCATGTGTCTGGTCGGCGGCTGGTTTACCTTCCTGGGCCCCATGCTCGGCGCTGCCATCATCATTGCCCTGAGAACGTTTGTGAGTACATACACCGTATACTGGGCCCTTGTGCTCGGCATTATTATGGTGTTTGTGATATTCTTTCTCCCCACAGGGGTTCTTGGATATATTGAGGAGAAGCTGAATAAAAAAATGATAGAACCTGTGATAAAGGAATAG
- a CDS encoding BPL-N domain-containing protein — MFRRIRIFSLVFSAILFNMSSISSADTVGLPGQNNGGSDKYALVYNGPVSAEDCPEAVAAIAKNAGLKVRFVSIPGDIPRLLDNAAVFIIGGTEDDMGPMVKAFTPKVVTSIKEYLRKGGRYLGICGGGFMASTGWKEGSEYMKGFGIIPAEAKVFQDSFEAKILPVKWLGKMRPMFFKAGPDFRLTKTQETVHVVATYGDGSVAALMSTYGKGRVAVCGPHPEARESWKDDAGNSDRWVSSTDLAVQFLKYLLSDRPLGK, encoded by the coding sequence ATGTTCAGAAGAATTCGGATATTTTCCCTTGTTTTCAGTGCCATTTTATTCAATATGTCTTCAATATCATCTGCTGACACTGTAGGTTTGCCAGGTCAGAACAATGGCGGTTCTGACAAATATGCGTTGGTTTATAATGGTCCGGTCTCAGCCGAGGATTGCCCCGAAGCCGTAGCGGCAATTGCAAAGAACGCCGGTTTAAAAGTCAGGTTTGTCTCAATTCCGGGGGATATTCCGCGCCTCCTTGATAATGCGGCTGTTTTTATAATCGGGGGCACAGAGGACGACATGGGCCCCATGGTAAAAGCATTCACGCCGAAAGTCGTTACCTCAATAAAAGAATATTTGCGCAAAGGGGGCCGTTACCTTGGGATCTGCGGGGGAGGCTTCATGGCTTCCACCGGATGGAAAGAAGGCTCGGAATATATGAAGGGTTTCGGCATAATTCCCGCAGAAGCGAAGGTTTTTCAGGACAGCTTTGAAGCAAAAATCCTGCCTGTCAAATGGCTGGGGAAGATGCGTCCCATGTTCTTCAAGGCTGGTCCGGATTTCCGTCTCACAAAGACACAGGAGACTGTGCATGTAGTTGCAACCTATGGTGACGGCAGCGTTGCGGCGCTGATGTCCACCTATGGAAAGGGCAGAGTCGCTGTCTGCGGCCCCCATCCCGAAGCCCGCGAATCATGGAAAGATGATGCCGGCAATAGCGATAGATGGGTCTCATCCACCGACCTTGCAGTGCAGTTTCTGAAATATCTGCTCTCGGACCGTCCTCTCGGAAAATAG